The Eriocheir sinensis breed Jianghai 21 chromosome 26, ASM2467909v1, whole genome shotgun sequence genome window below encodes:
- the LOC127003804 gene encoding ankyrin-1-like isoform X1, giving the protein MPTETISPDMREEADLEEEEEERAADASGTESEGESSRDATSGRKEPRDTSIQRELADAIVRLAPIEELRFLLQCGANVKDPVTQGLSPLHYAVWQRYPEAAEFLIGEGCDINARDEIGYTALHLSAEHGYTEMMKTLIKHGAQVNFNIPPEFEDDFPTDAFDEPLRLAIKHDHHDAAKLLLENGANPNTRYFFGSEINLVNPLNTTLLNLLLSYGANANARDRQGFTPLMKCCRLQQDASDEMENRDMISGAEILRHFTQTLKGLEAVLLLISFGANVNARTEARHDYRTVLHYAVLSGSVPIVNLLLKQGARVVFESTYNKPTPLDLAILKGDVEMVRLMLDHNANLDASSPIIGSPLHMACSEGIPNRLEILKLLLERGANPNLVIVGEDNSPIKPALGEYLASNENPEVEVVNLFLKHGAEVVMQSQSRDPRGLLNCLPNLTKRPDVLIPLLEAAQRFDLTIIKHSSLIDNDQRKLYLKVGQSPLPLKHLTRVFLRQELGDKLPCRIDELDLPMIMKKYLLYEIS; this is encoded by the exons ATGCCCACGGAAACAATATCCCCCGACATGAGGGAGGAAgcggacttggaggaggaggaggaggagagagcagcggACGCCTCAGGGACGGAGTCTGAGGGGGAGAGCAGCCGAGACGCGACCAGCGGGAGGAAAGAGCCGCGCGACACATCCATCCAGAGAGAGCTCGCGGACGCCATAGTTCGCTTGGCGCCCATCGAGGAGCTCCGCTTCCTGCTGCAGTGTGGCGCTAAC GTGAAGGACCCCGTGACGCAGGGCCTGTCGCCCCTCCACTACGCCGTGTGGCAGCGCTACCCCGAGGCGGCGGAGTTCCTCATCGGCGAAG GGTGTGACATAAACGCTCGGGATGAGATCGGCTACACGGCCTTGCATCTCTCCGCGGAACACGGCTACACGGAGATGATGAAGACGCTCATCAAGCACGGGGCGCAGGTCAACTTCAACATCCCTCCTGAGTTCGAGGATGACTTCCCTACCGATGCCTTCGACGAACCTTTGCGTCTCGCCATCAAG CACGATCATCACGATGCTGCCAAATTGCTTCTGGAGAACGGAGCAAACCCCAACACTCGGTATTTCTTTGGTTCAGAGATCAACCTCGTCAACCCCCTCAACACgaccctcctcaacctcctcctgtcGTACGGCGCCAACGCTAACGCCAGGGACCGCCAGGGCTTCACGCCGCTCATGAAGTGCTGTCGCCTTCAGCAG GATGCATCAGATGAGATGGAAAACCGTGATATGATCTCAGGTGCTGAGATTCTGCGCCACTTCACTCAGACCCTCAAG GGCCTTGAGGCAGTGCTGCTTCTCATCTCCTTTGGGGCCAACGTCAATGCTCGCACCGAGGCTCGTCATGACTACAG GACAGTCCTACACTACGCTGTGCTCTCAGGTTCTGTGCCCATCGTCAACTTGCTCCTGAAGCAGGGCGCACGCGTCGTCTTTGAGTCAACGTACAACAAGCCCACACCACTGGATTTGGCCATCCTCAAAGGTGACGTGGAGATGGTGCGCCTCATGCTGGACCACA ATGCCAATCTGGATGCTAGTTCCCCCATCATTGGCTCTCCGCTGCACATGGCTTGTAGTGAGGGGATTCCCAACCGCCTGGAGATTCTCAAACTTCTGTTAGAGCGAGGAGCCAACCCAAACCTTGTGATTGTGGGTGAGGATAACTCTCCGATCAAGCCAGCCCTTGGGGAGTACCTGGCCTCCAATGAAAACCCAGAAGTGGAAGTGGTGAACCTTTTCCTGAAGCATGGTGCTGAG GTGGTCATGCAGAGCCAGAGCAGAGACCCTCGTGGCCTCCTCAACTGCTTGCCCAACCTCACGAAGAGACCCGACGTCCTCATCCCCCTCCTGGAGGCAGCTCAGCGCTTCGACCTGACCATCATAAAGCACTCCTCTCTGATAGACAATGACCAGAGAAAATTATATCTAAAG GTGGGCCAGTCTCCGCTCCCCTTGAAGCACCTCACCCGGGTGTTCTTGCGCCAGGAGCTTGGCGACAAGCTTCCCTGCAGGATTGACGAGCTGGACCTTCCTATGATCATGAAGAAATACCTGCTGTATGAAATTAGCTAA
- the LOC127003804 gene encoding ankyrin-1-like isoform X2, which translates to MPTETISPDMREEADLEEEEEERAADASGTESEGESSRDATSGRKEPRDTSIQRELADAIVRLAPIEELRFLLQCGANVKDPVTQGLSPLHYAVWQRYPEAAEFLIGEGCDINARDEIGYTALHLSAEHGYTEMMKTLIKHGAQVNFNIPPEFEDDFPTDAFDEPLRLAIKHDHHDAAKLLLENGANPNTRYFFGSEINLVNPLNTTLLNLLLSYGANANARDRQGFTPLMKCCRLQQGLEAVLLLISFGANVNARTEARHDYRTVLHYAVLSGSVPIVNLLLKQGARVVFESTYNKPTPLDLAILKGDVEMVRLMLDHNANLDASSPIIGSPLHMACSEGIPNRLEILKLLLERGANPNLVIVGEDNSPIKPALGEYLASNENPEVEVVNLFLKHGAEVVMQSQSRDPRGLLNCLPNLTKRPDVLIPLLEAAQRFDLTIIKHSSLIDNDQRKLYLKVGQSPLPLKHLTRVFLRQELGDKLPCRIDELDLPMIMKKYLLYEIS; encoded by the exons ATGCCCACGGAAACAATATCCCCCGACATGAGGGAGGAAgcggacttggaggaggaggaggaggagagagcagcggACGCCTCAGGGACGGAGTCTGAGGGGGAGAGCAGCCGAGACGCGACCAGCGGGAGGAAAGAGCCGCGCGACACATCCATCCAGAGAGAGCTCGCGGACGCCATAGTTCGCTTGGCGCCCATCGAGGAGCTCCGCTTCCTGCTGCAGTGTGGCGCTAAC GTGAAGGACCCCGTGACGCAGGGCCTGTCGCCCCTCCACTACGCCGTGTGGCAGCGCTACCCCGAGGCGGCGGAGTTCCTCATCGGCGAAG GGTGTGACATAAACGCTCGGGATGAGATCGGCTACACGGCCTTGCATCTCTCCGCGGAACACGGCTACACGGAGATGATGAAGACGCTCATCAAGCACGGGGCGCAGGTCAACTTCAACATCCCTCCTGAGTTCGAGGATGACTTCCCTACCGATGCCTTCGACGAACCTTTGCGTCTCGCCATCAAG CACGATCATCACGATGCTGCCAAATTGCTTCTGGAGAACGGAGCAAACCCCAACACTCGGTATTTCTTTGGTTCAGAGATCAACCTCGTCAACCCCCTCAACACgaccctcctcaacctcctcctgtcGTACGGCGCCAACGCTAACGCCAGGGACCGCCAGGGCTTCACGCCGCTCATGAAGTGCTGTCGCCTTCAGCAG GGCCTTGAGGCAGTGCTGCTTCTCATCTCCTTTGGGGCCAACGTCAATGCTCGCACCGAGGCTCGTCATGACTACAG GACAGTCCTACACTACGCTGTGCTCTCAGGTTCTGTGCCCATCGTCAACTTGCTCCTGAAGCAGGGCGCACGCGTCGTCTTTGAGTCAACGTACAACAAGCCCACACCACTGGATTTGGCCATCCTCAAAGGTGACGTGGAGATGGTGCGCCTCATGCTGGACCACA ATGCCAATCTGGATGCTAGTTCCCCCATCATTGGCTCTCCGCTGCACATGGCTTGTAGTGAGGGGATTCCCAACCGCCTGGAGATTCTCAAACTTCTGTTAGAGCGAGGAGCCAACCCAAACCTTGTGATTGTGGGTGAGGATAACTCTCCGATCAAGCCAGCCCTTGGGGAGTACCTGGCCTCCAATGAAAACCCAGAAGTGGAAGTGGTGAACCTTTTCCTGAAGCATGGTGCTGAG GTGGTCATGCAGAGCCAGAGCAGAGACCCTCGTGGCCTCCTCAACTGCTTGCCCAACCTCACGAAGAGACCCGACGTCCTCATCCCCCTCCTGGAGGCAGCTCAGCGCTTCGACCTGACCATCATAAAGCACTCCTCTCTGATAGACAATGACCAGAGAAAATTATATCTAAAG GTGGGCCAGTCTCCGCTCCCCTTGAAGCACCTCACCCGGGTGTTCTTGCGCCAGGAGCTTGGCGACAAGCTTCCCTGCAGGATTGACGAGCTGGACCTTCCTATGATCATGAAGAAATACCTGCTGTATGAAATTAGCTAA